The following is a genomic window from Trachemys scripta elegans isolate TJP31775 chromosome 16, CAS_Tse_1.0, whole genome shotgun sequence.
TACAAGGCTATGTGGCACTCTTCAATTATTTCAGTTCTACCTGTTCTAttgataaaatatttcagttcccaATGCTGACAATTAAATACCTTACCACAAACAAGGTACTTCAGAAAATCCCACCTTAAGTTCCTTTTGAATAAGGTAGTTTTTAATATGTCGATTTAATATCTAGTCATAGGGCCATTTCAAGAAACCTGTGCTCCAGCAAGCCAGAAGTCCTGTTTATTGTCTAATTCAGTAAAGGAATTTGGCAATTGTACAAACTGGTTTCAACtgaattcagtggttctcaaacttttgtattggtgaccccttttcacacagcaagcctctgagtgcgacccccccttataaattaaaaacacttttttatctatttaacaccattataaatgctgaaggcaaagcagggtttgggttggaggctgacagctcgcgaccgcCTGAGGAgtcccgacctccagtttgagaacccctggaacaGGTGTACAGCCATGCTGCTTCCGTGATATTTTCTGTTAGTAGGTTCAAGAACTTTGAAGTATTCGTTTTCCAGTCTCTCAACTTCCTGCTAATTTGCCTGAGACATACAGCACAGCAAAATCAAAGACATCGGTCTTGGGGCAATGGAGAACTACACTCACTACTCGATACTCCCAACATCCCCACCTATATGGATAAAAATATGGGGGAGGAATTTTGACTGCCAAAACGTGACAGGAAAAGAGATCGATGTTCACTGCCAAAGGAGTTTGGCACCAAACACTGTGACTGTCAGTCTCTCAATGGGGAGACGCCCTGGAAAAGAGTAAATCTGATTGCAATGGCCGCACCTAGCTAGCGTTATCAGTATAACAGAGATAAGTAAAGCACCTtaggctgttttttaaaaaaggaatgttGAAGAACCATTCCTACAGCATCTACTTGCCTAATCTAGATACCCTCAGTTCTAGGGTCTCTCTGGGTTCAAGCCTTTTTATCTTCCTCTGCATTTGTTTATTCTCCCGTTTCAGGTTCTGAACCACAGAGGGGTTCCTTCTTGATTTTAGCTAAGTGTACTTTGTGACACATTCAGAGCTGCTGCATAATAATTTAGGACTGTTTGAGTGTCCTGATTTACTGCAACAGGAGACTTTCTGAAAAAAACGGCAGGATGGGAAAGAATTGCTCAAGATAAGCCACCTCTTCGCAAACACTTGAGGGTGGTAAAGGAACAATGCCAGGATTATCATCTTTGAAGATTTTGCCTCTTCTCCAGCTAGCCTACAAAACTAGTATTAATCACGACAGGAAAAGGCCTGAGAACACATGAGATCAAAAGAACTCTGGCAGGTTTAAAAAGGAATTCTCTCTCAAGAGGCAAGTAGTTGTTCAGGGAAACCCAACTGGGACGACACCCCATTAAGGGTGTCTGAAGAAGCTAGGAGGCCTAAGTTACTGTCAGGGAAGGGTATGCCTTTAGCTAAGCTAGACATGCATGCagactattttaaaatcttttttgtcTAAATGTTCTgggaaatgttaaaataaacaattatttGGTTCTATGAAGCCTGTCTAATCATTGTATACCATTGGTCACAGACTCCCAAAATGAAGAACCACAGGTTACCCAAATTCAGTCACACCTGCTGGATATGCAGGATACTGTAGCCTAGGGCCCAGTCTAAGAGTAGAAGAATTGCAGAATTCCACCCTGGGATAGGTAAAGGCATGAGACTTGACACCTGAAGGGGTTCACTGAAAGAGAACAGAAGGGGGGAAACAGGAGCAGCTAGTTCTAACCAGGACATACTATACTAATACCAATATATTTGCACAAAATTGTTGGCAATGGATCAAAATATAGTCGTTTCATGTTAACTTCTCGTTACTATATATGTTAAGCTCGTCAGCACTCCTTTTTTAGCGAAGAAATATACTGATAaacctgtttattttttttacacaataGCGATGTTAATCTCAAAGCATACATGTGATATCATCTCATGATTGTAGGATTATATCCACGGATAAGGATACTTTCAGGTATGGAGACAAATGGACAAAGGAGGGAGTtagaatttaaatttttattcCTCTATGACTAAATTAAGTTAAAAACAAGGCTGTAAAAGTTGCTAGCAAGGTGCTTTTAAGGACTCGATTTTGACACCAATTGTTATGTAGTCATCAAAGTCTCCTGCCTCCTTTTCATGCTCCATAAAATCTATCGTTGCCATTTATTCTATATATAAAGATGTATTCAAGCCAAAGATTACATCTTCCATCATTATTGATTCTGTACTCTTTGGCATTTCCCCATAGTAAGTTCAAGGAGAAGGACCACCGTGCAACATAACATAAGGTGTTCATCCCTTCTCTTTACAGAGGTGCCCGCAACAAGCCCCACACTCTTAGGAAAAGTGGGCCTCTGGTACCCAAGCTCTGAATCTTCAGACCAGTCAATtatacaccccaacccctgcaaaACTACACACAGGGTGAGGGAAGCACCAAGAAACAGCATGCTCTGAGCTCGCTCTGTTTTCAGTGGACAAAAGTAACTACTGGGCAGCTGGGGCCACTCACCCTTCTACACCCTCAGAAACCTACATGAGAACAAGCtatgtggggggagggttaaGGTGAAAAATGGTTACAAGTGACACTGCTCTCAAAGATTCGGGGgccggggaggagaagggggcacaCTTATCCCAAGAACTGTACGGAATAAGGATGGGCAATCATGTTAGACAACCGCTTTCGCTACAGTAAAACAAACACTTTAGGTTTTCTTTGGCACAGCATCAGTCTTACTATTAAACGATTTCTTGCTTCAATCACATTAGATTGTAACATTTAACTTAAGGAAGTAACCCAACAGTATTCTGCAAGAAACTTTATTAAGACTAAATAAAATAACACTTATTAGGAACAATATTTTTTACTTAGGTGCAATACAAGGATCTCTCTACACAAGAGAGATGTTCCTTGATGGTGAACTATTTACTATcatcttccttccccactctctACCACCTTCCTCCACACACAGTTCACAGAGATCTAGTCAGAAATTAGAAATTAAGAACACGTGTAgggacaattttaaaatatatgaagtaTACAAATGACCATTAAAGAGTCATTCTGAGCCCAGTTTTTAATGCTCATACTAATTGGGTTGTCTAATCTGTGAGGTTGATGCCAGTTAAGTCAACCGTTCCCCTACTACTCTGTTCTTAGAAAGTGTATGCTTTTTTCTCATGAAGGAAAAAGACTTCTACAATCCAAGGTATATTTTAAGGCTCAAACTCTAAAGCCAGAAATTAGCATCTTACCTTTGTTGTCCTTCTCAAGCTTCGTAAAATGTTCCTTCTCCTTGGATCTTCTCCATCTGCACTTTCATACGGAATAACAGCATTATCCCCCTTATATCCTTGGGATGTCTGGTCTTCTTCTTTCTTCCTAATGGGCCCCAACTCATCATCGCTTCCTACACTGAAACTGGTTCTGTAACTGGCAAATCTCCCAAGTCTTGCACATCTTGTCCGATACAACACAGGTTTACTAACAATAGACACCTTTCGACCACGTTCCAGAGAGCTTGTGTCCATTTCACTGTCTGAACCATTACCACTGCCATTAGACTGAGTTTTGTTAATATTACGAATGGTGATGATTTTGCCTTGGGTGCTGTCATGAGGCACAGAGTATATATTTTCCTCCTCATTCCTTGGTTTGACCACAGCATCCATAGGTTCTGCATAATCAGAAGGGTCAAAACCATCTGTAGGCAGCCAACTACTAGAtgacacagacttcctctgtCCATCTCTATGCCCTTGTTCCAAATAAGGCAGATCCCCCTTTGTAATGTCAAAGTGTACAGGGGGCTTTGGTTTCACTGGAGGAGGTACTTTGTTGTTCAGCTTGCTTTCGAAAGTGCTCATAACAGAAAAGACAGACAGACCATCATTCCCCTCCAGCAGTTCCATTGACAGTTTAGAATGATCTTTGGGCAAAGTGGGCATGGATGTGTCCTCTCTAAATGGGCTGTAAGATGGTGGCTCAGTGTCTTCTTCTGAATCATGAAGGTTTGAATTACAATGAGGTGAGCCAGCCCGAGGTGAATTAAACACTTCTTCCGTCGTGCTGCATGCTTCAGCAGCATTATCATACATATGAGTGGcttcaattatattttttttctccaccacATCTTTAAAGAATGAGTGAAAGATCTCGAGTTTATGTTGAGGCGGGCTACAGGATATTGTCGTAAACTTTCCATCAATTTCTTGGGCAATCTCCTGTCCCTCAGTCAGCTGTTCTCGACTTAAGTCATTGTCTAAAATGTCTATTGAGCCATCTGTGAGTGCCACAATTTGAATAGGGATAATATCCTGCACTTCACAAAGAAAGGCACGTAACATAGCCAAGGACGCCTTACGTTTTGCTGAAAAAAACACAATGTACCCATGGACTAACCGGCTTTTCCTAATGCTGAATGAGGAATGGTATGAAAGGATGGACAGTTCTATCCGTCTTTTGTGTGATCCTATTGGTAGTTCAAGTAGAACTGAGTTACTACTGCCACACTGGGAAGGTCTGTAGGTTTGGGACTGAAGGATAGGTAGAAGGATGTCATCTGCATTAAAAGGATCTCCACACAACAAACACATAACAATTCGAAGGTCAACATCTGCTAAATCTTTGATGCTAGATGTAGAACTTACAAGATTTAAGTTACGCTTCGAGTCCAGTAATCCTTTCAAAACTTGACTGATTTGCTTTTCATTAATGTTACGTCCATATCCAATGCCAGCAGAAGCGGGGTCAAGAAAGACACACTGTAGTTTACTGGCGATCTGCTGACCTTGCTGTATTAAGCTATGCAGTGTTTCTCCACTGGTGTCCCCTCTCTTGTTAACCAGTATTAGTGTCAGAGGAAGATGAACCAAGTGATTGTCCCTTCTGCCAAGGGTGGACTCTCTACTCTTTTCAATACTTTCCACAACGTAAGATAGAGATTCCTTCGAATTATAAAGGCAGAGACAACCGTGTGGCTGAAATGTTGGTGTCTGAAAAGAATTAACAGGAAGTCGGACATTACCCTCAATTGGTCTCAAGGAAAGTTCATACATTTTACCATCTATCACATACTTGTCATCATTTGTACACAGAGCTCGGATCTCATTTGCTAGTTCACGTGCGAGGCCATCTTTGCCAAGAATAACTAGATTGATCCTATCTATATTGGAATCAGAAAGCAAGTTTTTCTGATTGCGCTCGGATTGTCTTATAAACTTGGAACTGATCAAGTGCTCGATTTTAGAGTCTATACAAACTGGGCAGCTAGGACAAGTTTCCTTAGTTGGGTGATACACAAAATGAATGTGCTTCAAAATAAGGGCGTCTCGCTCGGCTTGCAGCTTTTGTAAAGCTTTAAATCTTTGCTCTTCACCTAAAACCTCTTGAATGACCCCCATTTTCTCTTTGCTAGGTTTAGCATCCAGCTCCAGCTCATAAAACAATTCTGAATATTCCAGAAGCAGTTCCTGAAACTCCTCCTTTGCCTTTTCTATAATTTGTTTTTGGTGTTTGCCGTAGATATCCATATAGACAGATTCCTCCAGCCACATGTAAAACTCCTCATTCATAATAAAACTACGAGCCTCTTCCCATGGTTTTCCAGGTGTTATGAAAGGGGAAGTCTCCAGATTTTCTTTGAAAGCCCTTCTCATTTCTGCTCTTTTCCTCTCATTTCTCAGCTTTTCTAAGTGAGCTTCATAAAGTTGCTCTGCAGGCAGAGTCTCCATCAGGTCAAAAGGAATGCATTCATTTTCCATGTTGTCTATATGGCTAGTAGCATCCCAAGGGGTCTCATCAAGAACAACAAACCATTTTAAGAAATCTGGCTTAGTCTCCAATAACTTCTCTACTTTTACGCAGCTCAGGTGATCTATTTCATCCAGATTAGGAATAAGAGCATCAAATGCTAGAGGAAGAGCAGCAAGATACATCTTTCTTCTGCGCTCAATATGCTCTTGCTTGAGGCGATGGACATGTTGTAGGAACAACTTCTTGGCTTTCTGTGTTCCTTCCAAATACACGTAGTCCCGATATTCTGGAGAGGACTGCATCTTCCGGCTGACATTCGACCATGTTTCATTGTGGTTTTTGACAATGCGGCTAACCAGCCATTCATACTTATCTTTTGAAGCAGCTATCTGTTGGCTCTGCTGTTTCAAAGCTTCAAAGTAGGGGATAATTTTAGTCTTCCCCCTACTTTTATCAATTAGCTGCACTAAAGTGCTGAAAGCCAGGTCAACATTCACATTGGATCTAGCAGATGTCTCCACAACCTGGAGATTCTTTTTGCTTAAGGCAAAAGTATGTGCATCTCGAATGTACCGCTCCACTCCTTCATCACACTTCGTCAGGACCACCACaatgggcttttttgtttttgctagtTGATTGTAAAGATTTGAAATAAACTTAAGTTGATCATCAAAATTCCTGTTCATACCTCTACTAACATCGATGCAGAGAAGAAAGCCATCAATCAGCAGCTTCCCATctggcatttgtttttgttcaaagTCCTGTTCCAGCCCCAGCTGATCAGTGCAAAAGTACATGAGCTTTTCAGCTGATGCAAGTTTGGTTGCAGCTGCCCTTTTGATGTAGGGCTGCAGGGCCGTGCTACGATGTGGCTGAAAAGTCTGGTCGTCAATAAATTCAGTCTGTTCCACAATATGCATTTTACAGTCCACGCAATCCTCCAGGGGACGCCCAACTTCCCCCCAGTACAGAAAGTGATCATTATTGACAACCCTTCCTCCAAAGTCACTGGTGCTGAGAACTGAAGTGTGGTCCAAATGAAAGTCATCTGCACTAGGCCGCACAAACCGATTGCAGAGGCAAGACTTCCCAATGCCACACTGCCCCTTCTCCTTCTCTGTCCCGGACAATCCCACCACATTAATGTTGTAGGTGGGAGTGCGAGCATCTTGCTTTCTTGCCATCATCATCATCCACACATCCTGCCACAGTCAACTGCTTCCGAGAGGATTAGTGTTTCCAGTACTCCGTGCAATTTCAAAGCTTGCTGGAGGAGGGGTGACAGTTATCAATCCAGGCGGACTGCCAGGGCAATGAAGTTTGCTGTTCCCATACcgtatgcaccagcagcagctcagttCTCACTGAGTCTCATAATTGGATAGCCTGCATTTCCCcctaggaaaaagaaaaagaataatcAGTATTACAGCTCTGAAATTATAGTACGAATAGAACTGAACTCAAGAAAGACTCGGTCAGTACAGTTTAATACATTGCATTTAATCACAAACACAAACGGCAACTAGTTGTAAACTGttccttaaaatattttatcaatgCAGTGTCTCAATCTTATTATTCTGACTTTCACATTCATTTGCCACCTCCCAGAAGTCCCAGTGCTTAGCTGTATATGTTTGGTCACCCAAACAAATGGGAATACTAGGCTAGGAGAGGTACTCTGACCATGCTACCACCTCAACCATGATTTTGTAATCAGTTAGAAGCAGATCACCTCACCCAGTTACAAGTTACAGTTCAGTTTGTGTCCAGGAAGCAATTTTTCTTTCATCACATTTATGTTTGTGTATCTGCACCTACCATGTGCCTAAATCAAGTTTGTAACAGTGCACTAGACAGTTCTCCTTCTGGTCTCAACTGGGATTTGAGTGCCTGGAGAACATGCACAAAGATAAGCATAAAAGGCAACCACACCAGCTGGCAGGAGGGAAGACCACCCAAACCAGGTACACAGACACAGGTGAGGGTCCTGCTCCCAGTTCAAAAAGCTATGACAGACTGATTACAGGATAACATGTGCCAGCCTAGGCCTCTGGCAAGGACAAAACATTTAACTTCCACGGTTACTAACCGCAGGCTAGCCTAGCCACGATGGACACTACTTACCCAGCCATCATTATAACTGCCATATCTTGTGGTGTGTTGGCACAAACCACAAGCCAGCCATGTCACTAAAGGTTACAAACTCAGTTAAAAGTTGTAGTTTGCACAGGGCCTTAGGGTGAGGGCTGGAGAAGGGAGCAACCCGCCCTAGAAAGCCTGGGAGTAAGTACTCCACAGGAAAAATGAGTCAGCCTGACAGAGACTTGAAGGGGAGAAATAAGAGTCAGTTCTGGAGACAGGAGGAAGGCCATCCACCCccaagggaaggagaggagagggaaggagacgAAACGCTGCATATGTATTCCTGTTTAACATAttgaaaataattcctagagcagcagAATGTAAAGTCTTCTGTTTGCCTTCCAGCTAAGATCAAGTATGGTACTAGTCTAATATCCGATGTGTCTTCTACCAGGAGGATTATCTCCTGCACTTGCAGGGGAACAGACTCAATCTAACAGAATCGTAGTAGTTCAGAGAGTGAAAAGATCTAAGTAAACCCCATAAAAAGGAATATAATTTCCATATACTTAACCAAGCTTTATATACTAAAACAAGGAAGTCCTCTTAAACTAATGCCTAATGAAGGAATGGTTCCAATTATACTATTTTTCAAGATGGTGCTATGTTTAAATAGCAGAAGTTGGAGAGGGGAGGTTGCTTAAAAGGAAAATCTCAGAATGATGTTGATGTGGTAAGCTTTTTAAAACGAGACAGAAATTAACTGGTCTACTGGTAACACTGTTGGTCTTCACAGTAACTCTGTCTGTTGCTAAGCATTGAATATGCAGCtagtataaaatattttctttgctttgatGTCTGGATAATGCAGTTTTACAAGTTCTTCAGTTGGGCTGAATTACACAATAGACGAAGGCTGCGGTAAATTTGAAATGGGTCTTGTGCGTTTGCGTTTGAGAAGGCAATCTTAACCCTTGATCTTAAGCACGTTCCACTTCTTTAAAAGGTGCTTAAAATTAGCTGAGTCACCCGGCTCTATTATCTAAAACCCACAAAAGCAATGACGGTACACCATGGTAGTCAGGTACCAGGAGTGACGACAGGATCCTTTCAGTCCAAATCTGGAGATTTTCTCCTTAGTATCTTTAGCTCCTCAAAGACCAGACACGGTTGAGGGATGAAGATCTCTATATTTGTAAGTACCGTACTTCACTCTTAAAGACGAGAGTCCATAGGTGAAAGGGCAAGTTGGGGCTAGTGTGTGATGTAAGCTCTTCTGCTGAGCTGCTGTTCtgtccaatattttttttattattcttttgaaCAGCTACTCTTAACGTTAAATTTAAAGAACTACTTATACCTCCTGGAAAGCTCAGCATATTAATGGTTCAGAAACATTTTGCTTGAATGTTATTttcaggggggaagggggctatCCTCATCTATTAATGAGAAAATGTGCATGTAAAGAGCCTCTCTAGGAGCTTAGCTGCTACACCTGCTTATTTCCCAGTCCTTGCCAATCTTCTGACATTTCCACCAATTAATGTCTCTGAAAATATCAGCTTCAGGTACGGAACGAATCTGGCTCAGCCAGTTACCTAACAAAGATCCCAAGTTATGCCAGTTTAtctaaaggtgtgtttttaaccTGTGTGAACATATTCTGTTTAAAACTGCTTCGGCTTTCACCTGTGAATTCACCAGTGCAAGGAAGATCAACATAAGAGCGCATCCACACAGGgataactaaatcagtttaaaaacacacttttagATAAACCTGTGCAACTTCATATTTAGCCCAGGCCCCAGGTTCAAGAGAGAAGGGAAATCTAGAAAATACAGAATAAGCAAGCAGATTTGTTTCTGAACAGAATGCTTCCAGTCAGTTTAAGTCTTTATCTGGGCATCTTAGTGGTttccctgtcccaccccagatGCCTTaactctgggggcagggggaaatatGAAATGTTAAAGTTACTGCTGAAATCTAGGAAACGTCAGTCCAATACCTGTGCAAATCACCCAGGACAAAAGTGTGTCCAACAACATTAACAGTCACATTGCATTTTCTATATACCTTTTGGTATAAATTAGGTCAAACAATAATATACTGGGCtaagattttcaagagtgaccaCTGATTACAGGTACCTCTTATAGGACCTGATattcaaagtgctgagcattgACCCTCTGAAAAATCGGGTCCCTTTAGAGCATCAAGTTGGGCAAtcaaaaattgaggcactcaaagtcacaagtcacttttgaaaaacctTCATCTGAAGCTACACATTAGTGTccaaatttgtatttttatattattcatgCATTTGGTAGCCAAAGagggtaactttttaaaattgttacatCATATGTCACTCCCTCCTGGGAACAGCGGATACGATCTTTAAAATCCTGGTTACATTGATTGGAGAAACATATAGCCAACTTCGTGCGTGCTCACCTCAAAGGGCATGTGGGTATAAGCCAGAGGAAGAATTTAGCAAAAAGGCAGGTCAGACAGGCAAATCAAATACTGAACAATAAAATTTACAACGACAACTAGGTTGTGGAGCCTTTGTTCTCAATAACAGCCCCAAGTTAGATGTGTCAGTCAGTAAACACACCCAACACTGTAAGTACAGGTAAGCAACAAGTATATATTCGTTCATAAGCCGATTTCCCCCTCACCAGTTGCTGTcttggcccgtcagggtaagcagctggcgcgctgggacactttgttttcttaggtttacctccgt
Proteins encoded in this region:
- the ARHGAP35 gene encoding rho GTPase-activating protein 35; this encodes MMMMARKQDARTPTYNINVVGLSGTEKEKGQCGIGKSCLCNRFVRPSADDFHLDHTSVLSTSDFGGRVVNNDHFLYWGEVGRPLEDCVDCKMHIVEQTEFIDDQTFQPHRSTALQPYIKRAAATKLASAEKLMYFCTDQLGLEQDFEQKQMPDGKLLIDGFLLCIDVSRGMNRNFDDQLKFISNLYNQLAKTKKPIVVVLTKCDEGVERYIRDAHTFALSKKNLQVVETSARSNVNVDLAFSTLVQLIDKSRGKTKIIPYFEALKQQSQQIAASKDKYEWLVSRIVKNHNETWSNVSRKMQSSPEYRDYVYLEGTQKAKKLFLQHVHRLKQEHIERRRKMYLAALPLAFDALIPNLDEIDHLSCVKVEKLLETKPDFLKWFVVLDETPWDATSHIDNMENECIPFDLMETLPAEQLYEAHLEKLRNERKRAEMRRAFKENLETSPFITPGKPWEEARSFIMNEEFYMWLEESVYMDIYGKHQKQIIEKAKEEFQELLLEYSELFYELELDAKPSKEKMGVIQEVLGEEQRFKALQKLQAERDALILKHIHFVYHPTKETCPSCPVCIDSKIEHLISSKFIRQSERNQKNLLSDSNIDRINLVILGKDGLARELANEIRALCTNDDKYVIDGKMYELSLRPIEGNVRLPVNSFQTPTFQPHGCLCLYNSKESLSYVVESIEKSRESTLGRRDNHLVHLPLTLILVNKRGDTSGETLHSLIQQGQQIASKLQCVFLDPASAGIGYGRNINEKQISQVLKGLLDSKRNLNLVSSTSSIKDLADVDLRIVMCLLCGDPFNADDILLPILQSQTYRPSQCGSSNSVLLELPIGSHKRRIELSILSYHSSFSIRKSRLVHGYIVFFSAKRKASLAMLRAFLCEVQDIIPIQIVALTDGSIDILDNDLSREQLTEGQEIAQEIDGKFTTISCSPPQHKLEIFHSFFKDVVEKKNIIEATHMYDNAAEACSTTEEVFNSPRAGSPHCNSNLHDSEEDTEPPSYSPFREDTSMPTLPKDHSKLSMELLEGNDGLSVFSVMSTFESKLNNKVPPPVKPKPPVHFDITKGDLPYLEQGHRDGQRKSVSSSSWLPTDGFDPSDYAEPMDAVVKPRNEEENIYSVPHDSTQGKIITIRNINKTQSNGSGNGSDSEMDTSSLERGRKVSIVSKPVLYRTRCARLGRFASYRTSFSVGSDDELGPIRKKEEDQTSQGYKGDNAVIPYESADGEDPRRRNILRSLRRTTKKPKPKPRASITKTPWESNYFGVPLSTVVTPEKPIPIFIERCIEYIEATGLNTEGIYRVSGNKSEMESLQRQFDQDHNLDLAEKDFTVNTVAGAMKSFFSELPDPLVPYNMQIELVEAHKINDREQKLHALKEVLKKFPKENYEVFKYVIFHLNKVSHNNRVNLMTSENLSICFWPTLMRPDFSTMDALTATRTYQTIIELFIQQCPFFFYNRPIIEPPSATPSSPSAVPASTPVLSSTPVMTQPSPPQTPPPSPQSPLQPLLPSQLQAEQHTL